The Nitrospira sp. CR1.1 sequence TTGCCGGGGGAGACACCTGCGCGAGGCAAAATGATCATTGTGGACCCGCGGCGAACATCGACGGTCGCCGTGGCGGAAGCGCATGCGGGAAAGGACAACGTCCTGCATCTGCAGATCAACAATGGCACCGACATTGCCCTCTGCAATGCGCTCTCACGCCTGATACACGAACAGGGCTGGCACGATCAGGACTTCATTACTCGACGGACAAACAACTTTTCGAGCTTCCAGCAGACAAATCTCGCACAGAGTCTCGACGAGGCGGTGCGGCTGACCGGCATCTCGAAAGCCCAGATGATGCAGGCGGCCGAATGGATCGCCAAACCCAAGGCGGCAATGGCACGACGCCGCACCCTCTTCCTGTACGAGAAGGGACTGATCTGGGGGCTGAAGAACTATGAAAATGTGGCGTCTGTCGTCGACCTTGCGCTGCTCACCGGCAACCTCGGTAAGCCTGGCACCGGCTGCGGTCGATTGGGCGGACATCAGGAAGGCTACAGTCGGCCGCCATATCCGGGGCAACGCCCGCCGGTCAATGTCGATGAAGTCGCCGTGAAAGGCGGAGCCTCCAAAGTGTTCTGGGTCGCCGGCTGCAATCCCGTGGGCGGAACCTTGAATGCGCAACAATTCCGCACCGCCCTCGCCCAACGTACCGCGCTCGTGAATCAGGCGCTCGATGCAACGAGCGGCGGCAGCCTCGACGACAAGGTGGCGGCCGTCATGGCCGCCCTCGACAAGGGAGGCCTGTTTCTTATCCTGCAGGACATTTACCCGACTGAGACCGCTCAGTATGCCCATCTCGTCTTACCCGCCGCACAATGGGGCGAGATGAATCTCACCTCAATCAACGGCGAACGGCGACTCCGGCTCTATCAGCAGTTCATGGACGCGCCAGGAATCGCCGAACCGGATTGGAAAATCATGGCGCGCATGGCGCAACGGCTAGAGTCCGCCTACCGTGCCGAAGGCAAGACGGAGATGGCCACTCGTTTTTCGGGATTCACCTGGACCAGCGACGAAGAGGTCTTTCGTGCTGCCGCTGCCGGCGTGAAGGGTGCGCAGGAAGACTATGGGGACACGACCTATGCCATGCTGCAGGCACTCGGCACAAACGGCGTGCAAACACCCGTACAGGGAATGAAGAACGGCATACCGGTCGGCACCACCCGCCTCTACATGGACGAGAAGCGGTTCACGTTTATTCCTTCAGCCTGGCCAGGCTTTCCCCCACAGATTCAGGCACTCATGAATGATAGCCGATATCCGTTCTGGGTGAACAATGGGCGGGCCAATCACGGCTGGCAAACCCTCTATGACGACGCCCGGAAACCCTATGTGATGGGCCGCGAACCGTTCCCGCACGTGGAAATTCATCCGCAGGATGCCCAACGCCTCGACATCGCCAACGGCGATCTGATCGAACTGTTCAATCCCTATGGAGCAGTCTCGGCGATGGCCGTCGTGACCGACTCGAATGCGCCAGGACATGTGTTTATGTTATTCGAGCACCCGAAAGGCTGGCTAAACAGTTTGACGACCGATTATGTCGACCCGGCAACCACGATCCCGTACTACAAGGGAACCAAAGCAGGCATTCGAAAAGTTGGACCCATGCCGGGGCTGAACGAGCACGTGACCTTTGTCCCGACGAATCAGGCTTAACGTGTCGCCTTCTGCACAGTCTCATGCCCACAGGTTCAGACGTCGTGCGGCGGACGTCGCGCGTGCCATCATGCTCGCCGCCTCCATCACCGGTTGCGCCACGATAGGACCCCCACCGCGAGTCATCCACGACACCAGCGAACTCCTCGTTCGCCTGCAACCGGCGCACACCTGTGCGGCCGGCTCGGAAGCAACGCCGTTTTCCCACCCCATTCAACTCAGTGGCCAGCAGATTCGGACGCTACTCGTCTCATTGCTCGCCCGCGAAAAGGTCGGGCTGCTCAACTCGTTTGTCCACGCTCACGGAACGCCGCGACTCTTTGCCGATGGCGACCTCGACCGGCTGACCCTCCCTATTCAGGAAGCATTTGCACTGGCCACTCCCGAAGAAGTTGTGGTGTTCCTGTTGACCGCACCCGCGTCCGACTCTCGCGGCATCGTCACGTCTGGCGCCTTGTCCATTCGAGGCGAGGTGCTGTCGATTGCCCTCTTTAATTTTAGACACCCGGTGCGCGCCAGCCTATCCGATGTCGGCGCCACCGATCGCCTCGGTGACGTGAGGGAGACGGTGCGGTACGCCAGGACGTCTCCCTGTGTTTCAATCGGAGAGCAGGATTTCGCCCTATTCTTCAAGGAGCCTGCCTATCAAAATCAGACCCGATCGGGGAGTCTGGTCCGATACCCGGAGCGAACGCTCTCAATTGCCTATGCGCCTTTTCTTTCGGACCATTCCCGGCCGGCATCACAAAAGGCCGACAGCGAAACCCGTCAGCCTCACTCTTCGAGCGAAAACGCGGAGCGCCAGACGATTGAGGACCTCACGCGCAGAATCGCAGAGCTTGAACAGGCCAACCGGGCCCTCGCTGCACCATCTCCAGACACGGCTGTTCCCGGCTCCCCACCCGATCCCCCCAAACCGGCCATCGACAGGACAGCTGCCACGGTTGGTGAAACGCAACAACGGCTCCTGGATCTGATCAAACAATTGGAAACGCGGATTGCCGAACTGGAACGCCAACGACAGGCGCCTTAGTCGCACTGAACACCGTGCCTCTCCGCCATCCGCACCTTCCTCACATCTTAAGTATTGCTCACACGTCCCCACTTTGTTAAGGTGACCCATCCGCATCTTCACCACCCCAAACAGGTAAACCACGCGATGGTCTGGGACCCTAAAGACCCTTGGAGCAAAAAGGGCGACGATTTGGATCAAGCCTTTAAGCAGGCCCAGGGCCAACTTCGTAACCTGCTGCCGACCGGCGGATTTCGCAATCTGCTCCTCGTTGCCCTCACCGTGTTCCTCATCTGGCAAAGCGCGTTTATTGTGGCTCCCGACGAAGAGGGCGTCGTCAAACGATTCGGGATCCCGGTTCGAGTCGTGGAACCGGGGCCACATGTGAAAATTCCTGTGGTCGAAAGCGTCTTGCAGCCCAAGGTGGCGAAGTTGCATCGGGTGGAAGTCGGGTTTCGCACCGATCGGCAGGGCCGTCAGCAGATGATTCCGCAAGAAGCCTTGATGCTGACCGGCGACATGAACATTCTGGCCATTGAATTCATCGTTCAATACAAGATCAAAAGTTCCCGCGAGTATTTGTTCAATGTCGCAGACATCGACGAGACGATCGGAAAGGCGGCTGAGGCGTCCATGCGGGAGGTCATCGGCAAGAGCAAAATCGACGAAGCCCTGACCACCGGCAAAGCACAGATCCAGAATGACACGCAGGAACTGCTCCAGCACATTCTAGATGAATACAAAACCGGCGTGCAGGTGGCCGCCGTCCAATTACAGGACGTCGATCCCCCGGAAGCCGTGGCCGCGGCATTTAAAGACGTGACCAACGCCAAAGAAGATCGCGAAAAACTCATCAACCAGGCCCAGGGCTATCGAAACGACATCACCCCTAAAGCCAAGGGAGAGGCAGCGCAGTTGGTGAATCAAGCCAAGGGTTATGCGCAGGCGCGATTGAATCGCGCCCAGGGAGAAGCTAATCGCTTCCTTGCCACCCTCAAGGAGTACAACCAGGCAAAAGACATTATCAGCAAGCGAATCTACATCGAGACGCTTGAAGACGTGCTTCCCCACATCGATAAATTCGTGATGGATGGCAAAGGCGGAGAGCGGACCCTGCCGTACCTCCCGTTGGATCGTTTCAATAAACCGGCCCCGGCCGGCGCGGCGCAGGAGCGTACCCCATGAGCAAGCAGGGATTTGCTATCGCCTTTGTCGGCATCGTCATCGGCTTGCTGGTTCTAGGCGCTTCACCCTTCTACATTGTCGACGTCACCCAGAATGCCATTGTGGTGCAGCTCGGCAAGCCGGTCCGAAATGTCACCGAAGGCGGCCTGTACCTGAAAGTGCCCTTCATTGAAGAGGTCACCTATTTCGATAAGCGCCTGCTGGACTATGATTCCAACGCGCAGGACGTGATCACGCAGGACAAAAAGACCCTTCTCCTCGATAACTTTGCCAAATGGCGGATCACCGATCCCCTCAAGGTCTACCAAGCCTTCCAAAGCCAGCGTGGCGCGCTGCAGCGTTTACACGACATCATCTATTCGGAGCTGCGAGTCGAACTGGGCCGACACGACCTGGCGGAAATTGTGTCGTCGACCCGGGCGCAACTCATGGCCGTGGTGACCCAACGCGCCAATGAAAAGGCGTCGGCGTACGGGATTGAGATTCAAGATGTGCGGATCAAGCGGGCAGACCTTCCCGAGCAAAACGAGAAGGCCGTCTTCTCACGTATGCAGGCGGAACGGGAACGGCAAGCCAAGCAATATCGCGCGGAAGGCGCCGAAGAAGCGCAGAAGATCAAGTCGGAAGCCGAGAAGGACCGGGAGATTATCCTTGCCGAAGCCTATCGCGAATCAGAAGAGCTTCGGGGCGGCGGCGATGCCAAGGCCTTCAAAATCTACGCGGATGCGTACCGCCAGGACCCGCATTTCTTTGAGTTCACGCGCACCATGGAAGCGTATCGCAAAACCCTCAAAGACAAGACCACGATCCTCGTCAGTCCCGACTCGGAATACTTCCGCTTTCTCAAACAACGCTAAGTTGAATCACGCCAGCCCAACGATCTCGCCGGACCGCGGATCGATATCGATGCGTTCACCGGCCGGTTTTTTCGGCAACCCCGGCATGAGTTGAATCCCCGAACACACGGCCGTGAGAAAGCCCGCACCGGACAGGATTCGCAACTCCTGGATAGGCACGGTAAAGCCGGATGGTCGCCCTTTGAGAGCCGGGTCATGGGAGAGCGACAACGGCGTTTTCGCCATGCAGATGGGAAACTGCTCGAATCCCAATCGCGCCGCCAATTCGATGTCCGTTTCCGCCTGAGTCGAATACGACACACCTACCGCGCCGTACATTGTCGCCGCAATGGTCTCGATCTTCTTCTTGATGGGCCAGGTTGCCTCATAGAGGTGCGTGAATTGTGATCCTTGCGCCGCGACCTTGACAACCGCACGCGCAAGTTCCTCCGCGCCTTTTCCGCCATCGGCCCAATGAGTCGACACGGCAGCCGACGAGGCCCCGGCAACCAGCGCGCGTTCGCACACCCAGTTCAATTCAGCGGTCGAATCATCCTTGAACGCATTGACCGCCACCACCACGGGCACACCGTGGGCTCGCACATTCGCAATGTGCTGTTCCAGATTGGCAAACCCTTTTTCCAGGGCGGCCTGATTCGTTCCCGTTAATCCCGATGGGAGCGGTGTCCCGGATTTCACTGTCCCCCCTCCCCCATGCAGCTTCAGGGCACGCAACGTTGCCACAACGACTCCGACATCGGGCCGAAGACCGGATGTGCGGCACTTGATATTGAAGAACTTCTCCGCTCCTAAATCGCTGCCAAAACCGGCTTCCGTAATGACATACTCCGCGCAACGGAGCGCCAACTGATCCGAGACAACAGAGCAATTGCCATGAGCGATGTTGCCAAACGGTCCGGCATGAACAAATGCGGGCGTGCCTTCCAAGGTCTGCACCAGATTCGGGAGCAAGGCATCCTTCAGCAACACGGCCATCGAACCGGCACAACCAAATGCCTCGGCTGTGGTCATGGCACCACTCTCCGTCAGACCAACAAGGATTCTGCCAAGGCGCTGACGCAGATCGGCATGATCCTTGGCCAGCGCTAACACCGCCATGATCTCCGACGCCTCGGTGATGACAAACTGCCCCGCTCGTGATCCCGTTTGCGCGCTCAGAATGATGTCGCGGAGCGCTCGATCGCTCACGCCCAGCGTGCGAGGCCAGCTAATTTTTTGTGGATCCAGCTTGAGCACATTGCCGTGAAAGAGGTGGTTATCCACAAACGCCGATAGCAGATTGTGGCTCGCCGAGACAGCATGGGCATCGCCGGTGAAATGCAGATTGATGTCCTCCATGGGCCATACCTGCGCTCGCCCCCCGCCTGTTCCTCCGCCTTTGATGCCAAACACCGGCCCCAGAGAAGGCTGCCGCAACGTAACAGCAGCTTTGTGGCCCAATCGACAGAGGCCCATGCTTAATCCGACGGAGGTCGTCGTCTTACCCTCCCCAAGCGGCGTCGGATTAATGGCCGTGACGAGGATATACCGCCCGAGCGGTCTCTTCGTCACTCGCGAAGCAAAATGGGGAGCAATCTTGGCTTTGTATCTGCCGTGAGGGATGAGATCTTCGGAAGAGATACCTAACGTTTGTGCGACTTCGAAAATATGCTTGTGAGTGGCAGATCGGGCTATTTCAAGGTCGGTCATACCATGTCTCCTCAAAGGAACGTCTTCAGAGCGCGCGAAGTATACCATGCCCCTCACCCGACTGATGACGCACAAAAACCTGCTCAGATGTGGTGAAGCAAAGAATGGATCGTGGGGCTATTGAAGATGGAATCGAGAAGATTGGACGTTACGGTAGAAGCGCGGAAGAGAAAACCCGAGGGATGGTGAAGACCTAATCGAGAATGAATTTCGTCGGATCAAGCGCCTGGCCGTTCTTCTTAATCATGTAGTGGAGATGTGGCCCGGTCGAAAGGCCGGTGCTGCCAACAAGAGCAACGACATCTCCGCGCTTCACGCGCTGACCTTCTTTCACCAAGGACTTGGCAAGATGCCCGTACACGGTTTCAATGCCATAGCCGTGATCCAGCTTCACCATATTCCCCATTTTTGAATCAAATGCTACCGTGACCACACGACCAAGGGCGGGAGCCTGGACTGGAGCATTCGCCTGGGCGCCGATATCAAGGCCATCGTGCCAGGCCGGCTTCTCCGTGAACGGCGAGACCCTGGGCCCAAAACCTGACGTCACCCAGCCGCGAACCGGCCAGATTGAGGGAGTGGAAGCCCACTGGGCGGAGCGCTGCTCGGCTATTTGTGTCAGACTTTGAAGGGCTTCTTCCTGTTGCGTGGCTTCCCGCACGAGGGCGTCTAAACTTTCGCGAACCTGCTGGGTCACCTCTTCAATGCTCTCGGTGGAGAACTCAAGATCGGATTGGTTGTTATCCCGCAGCTCCGATACCTGCTGCCTAGCCCCCGGCCCTGAAGCAGCCGGTCCATTTCCTTGAACACTGCTCTTTCCATCGGGCAGTGGACCATCCTCACCACCCCGTCCGTTAGCTAGATCGCCGACCGGCTTCGACGCATCAATCCCGAGCATGACCCGGAGCCGTTGATTGACCTCCCCCATAGCTGAAATTCTCTTCTTGAGATCATCGATTGCGGCAGAAAAGGCAGCAGTTTGCTCTCGTGCACCCATGGCCTCAGCTCGAAAGGCCGATAATTGCCAGACTTCTCCGGTTCGAATCACATAATGGGACACAACGAGCAGATCGGCCACAATCAGAATTGCAGCCAGGATCAAGAGCTTACGTACGAATTTCCGTGGAAAACTAAACCGTAGCGGCTTGGAGGAGGATCCTCGAAACACCACGACAGTATAGGCATCACTTGTTTCGGCCGTTTGTTGGCTCATAGGGCGCTCTCCCCTTCACGGATTCAGCTTCGTTGCAACCACGGACTTTTGCAGTGTACCCATCTCAAGTCCGATGGTCAACCCTTTGTTGCAAAAAGTTTATCATCAGAATCAACTACTTAGAAGTTTCACTCCTAATCCAGTTCAGGTAGGAGACCGAGCCCGCAATGACCGGCAACGCGATAATTTCGGGGACAGTATAGCTGTGGTGCTGCCGAATCGTCGCTTCAAGCTCTGAATATCGCTGTTGGGTTGTTTTAATGATCATCAAGCATTCATTCTCGACACTGATCTTGTCATCCCATCGGAAAATTGATCGCATCCCCCCCACTACATTGGCGCAAGCAGCAAGCCTGGATTCGACAATGATCCGTCCCATCTTCTCGGCTTCTTCATAGGTGGAGGCAGTCACCAACACCACGATCTCTGAACTTTGCGCATCCACATCTCCCCCGTCATCTTAAGAAGTTAAGCAAATTGCATGCCTATGCCAGCCACAGACAACCAATAACACGATACAAATCAACGTCTTACATACTATTCAGACCCAGTTCGAGGCACGATTCCTTGACCAATTCTAGGCAGGATTTGCACAAACAAGCAAAAAACGGCCAGTCTCACCATGCAGGATTTTCCCGCCCCTCACATTTAGAAAGCAAAACTCCCGCACGCTAATTGCCACTGCTCTTCTTCGGAGTGAAGCCTTCCGGCCTTGAGAGACACCCTCTAGCCAGACGCGGCCAGGGTTGACACCCCTTTTCCGGGTCCTTATGATCCGATCATCTCAGTATAGATGGAGGTCCGTCGATGAGCTTTACAATTACACCCACAGAACTCAAATCGAGGTTGGATAAAGGTGACAAACTTGTGCTCGTAGATGTTCGAGAGCCTTGGGAATACGCCATTGCCAAGCTGGAGGGTTCCGTCCTGGTGCCGCTGGCAACTCTTCAACAATCCCTTGGGAAATTGGACCGTAACGCCGAAATTATCGCCGTGTGCCACCACGGGATGAGAAGCGCGGATGCGACGGGGTTTCTGTTACAGCAAGGGTTTGGAAACGTGAAAAACCTGATCGGGGGAATCGATGCCTGGTCTGTCCAGGTCGACTCATCCGTCCCCCGCTATTAGCTCAGGAGATCAGCCAAGTCCATCTCTGAAAAATTCTACGGTTCGCCGCAATCCTTCCCGCAAGTCGACCCTCGGCTCCCACCCGAGCGTGCGTTGGAGTTTTGTGCAGTCAATGACGCTCCTTGCTTGCTCACCGCGTTTGGCCGGACCGTGCACTTCCTTGAATTCAACCTTGGTCAGGTCAACGACGACTCGGAAGAGGTCATTGACCGACGTCTCAATGCCGGTCCCCACATTGTACACACCCTCAACCTGAGGACCCATCGCCATCAAATTTGCCTCGACGACGTCCTCGACAAAGACGAAGTCACGGGTTTGGCGGCCATTCCCATTCACCACAGCTTGCTCCCCTCGCAGCATTTTCTGAATGAAAATGGCTACGACGCCCGCTTCGCCTTCAGGATCCTGGCGAGGCCCATAGACATTGGCATACCGCAAACTCACCACCTGAATGCCACTCATCCGGTGGTAGTAAGAGAGGTAATGCTCCCCGCATAATTTGCTGATTCCATAGGGGGAGAGCGGTTGAGTGATATGCGTTTCCGGTGCTGGAAAGGCCAGTTGTTCTCCGTAAATCGCCCCCCCGGATGACGAAAAGATAACCTTTCTCGCGCCATGTTTGGATGCCTGCTCCAAGACATTCAACGTCCCCAGCACATTGACCTGTGCGTCGAACAGAGGATCTTCGACTGAACGTCGAACATTCATCTGTGCCGCCAGGTGAAAGACCACCGAGGGCCGCTCATTGCGGAACACCCGCTCCAGTTTCGGATTCTCGATGTCCAGTTTGTAGAATTGCGCCGCCTTGGGAACGTTTTTTCGCTTGCCCGTTACAAGATTATCGACCACCACGACGTCGTGACCCTCCTGGAGCAACCGATCCACGACATGTGATCCGATAAATCCAGCCCCTCCGGTAACCAAGACTTTCATACGTCTCCTCGCCTCTCCTTCATCAGCCGTACTAACAACACCCGACTGCATCATCGAAACTCAGCCTACACCCTCTGCCCGCTTCCTCAAAGTGTTTTCGTCCTGATTTAGTCCCACGGGTCCCTATGGCCACGACCGCCATGCGAGACCGGCCCTACCAAAGTCAGTTCATATCTTGCGCCGAAACCAAGCGAGGAATTCGCGATTACCTTTACGGCCTTCGATCGGAGATTCCATGCGACCTGCCAGCTCCAATCCAAGACGCATCGCACAAGCCACAACCTTCTCCACCGTCGCCTCCCGCAACCCGTCATCCCGCACGATCCCTCCCCGCCCGACGAGCCCTTTCCCCACCTCAAACTGCGGCTTGATCAGCGTGATGATAGAACCAGCAGGGGTGAGATGGGAGATGACAGCAGGCAACACGAGGGTGAGTGAAATGAATGAGACGTCGATCACGATTAAATCGATCGGTTCAGCGATCGCGCCCGGTTCAAGATACCGGACGTTGGTCCGCTCCATCAGGACAACTCGTGGATCCTGCCGAAGCCGCCACTCAAACTGACCATATCCCACGTCCACCGCATACACACGAGTCGCCCCTCGCTGCAACAGACAATCGGTAAAACCTCCGGTCGAACACCCCACATCGAAACACACCATCCCGCTCGGGTCGATGTGAAATTGATTCAGCGCGCCGGCCAGCTTTTCTCCCCCGCGCCCGACATAGGGAGAGCCCGACCCGGTCACCTCCACCAGCGCATCCGGCAATGTCGGTTTTGCCGCCTTGTCGATGACGATTCCATCCACACGGACCAGACCGGCCAGGATCAGTCGGGCCGCATCTTCCCGGCTGGCGGCGAGACCTCGACTGACCAGCGCCCGATCAAGCCGTTCCCGTTGTGGACGAATTTTCTGGGTCATACTGTGAAGGAAGTTCGACGACGGCGGCCGCAGGCCGTCTAGCGGCCCGCGCATGGCTCGGACGGCTACTGTGGGTTCTCTGACTCATCCTCACCAGGAGAAAAGGCTTGAATGCGCTTTTTCCCGTCTTTCTCCTGCACCAAAATCTCCACCTTCCGTTCGGCGTCCTCCAACATTTTGAGACAGGTCTTGGACAACCGAATCCCTTCCTCGAAAATCTTCAACGAATCGTCGAGCGGAAGGTCTCCCTTTTCAAGTTCGGCGACGATCGTTTCCAATCTCGCCATCGCGTATTCGAATTTCACAGCAGCCACAACCACTCCCTTTGCTCATCCATTACCCGAAACATTATTGCCTGCGCCCCCGGTGCGGTCAAGGCATCGACGGGGGGACCACCTTTTCCACCTCACACACCAACTGTCCTTCGGCGAGTTTGATCTGAACAGCGTCTCCCACCGCCACATCGGCCGCCCGCCGCACGATCCTCCCGCCCGACATGGTACGAACAATGCTGAACCCGCGTTGCAAAATGCCTAACGGGCTGAGCGCGTCGAGCGCGGCTAGCTGTATCGCAACCGACTGCCGTCTGGACATGAGCCCGCGGCGGGCTTCCTGCTCCAAGCGCTTGCACAATTGGGGAATGACTACCAACGACCCCTGAATCCGATCGCGCGGGCCCTGCGCGATCAGAAGGTGGCGGCGTTCCACCATTTCACGATGCAACACCGTCAGCTGTACGGTCAATGCGCGCGTTAATCCGTCCCGAAGTTCATCGAGCCGCTGAGCCTGCGTCTGTATCCGAAAGCGCGCCTCGCCCAGGATGCTAAGCGACCGCTCAAACCGGTGCCGCTGCACCTGCAGCAGAGTGTCCACGAGACGGCGCAGACGACGGGCCAATTCATCCAACCGTTCCATGATCTCATCCAGCACGGGCACCACCGCCTCCGCTGCCGCCGAAGGCGTGGCGGCACGATGGTCCGCTGCAAAATCCGAGAGCGTCACATCGATTTCATGCCCCACAGCGGAGACTACCGGTACCCTGGACCTGGCGATGGCACGAACCACCGCTTCTTCATTAAACGCCCCCAAATCTTCCGAAGCGCCGCCGCCACGTCCGACAATCAGCACCTCCACCTGCGGCATTGCACTCAATACGCTGATCGCCGCGGCAATCTGCGCGCCCGCGCCTTCGCCCTGAACCGGAACAGGGGCGATAAGAATATTGACGACGGGGCAACGGCGTCGAAGCACCGCCACAATATCGCGGATCGCCGCCCCAGTCAGCGAGGTGACCACGCCTACTGTCCTTGGAAATGACGGCAACCTCCGTTTGCGCGACTCATCGAACAACCCCTCCTGAGACAACCGCTCCTTGAGCTGCTCGAATGCCAGTTGAAGCGCGCCGACTCCCTTCGGATCAAGGGACTCGACAATCAGTTGGTACTCACCGCGCGGCTCGTACACCGAGATGCGACCGCGCGCAATCACGGCCAGGCCTTCCTGCAGGGCAAACCGAAGCCGTAAGGCGCCGGACCGAAACAACACCCCGCGAAGTTGGCTCTGGCTATCTTTCAGCGTGAAATAGAGGTGACCGGAGGATGGCGCACGAAGATTCGAGATTTCCCCCTCGATCCAGACATCCTGAAATTGATCTTCCAGAGAATTCCGGATGAGCCGTGTCACATCGGACACAGAAAGCAGCAACGGCAACGTAAGGTTGTGCCCGGTCATATCTCACCGAGCGGAAGGGAATGATTCCGGGAGCAGGTCAATCCATCACTCGGATGCGTTCGATCGACACCGCTTTGCCAAGCGTGGCATCCAGATCAACGAGGACCGCACAGAACACCGTTGGCCCCGACGCCACCTCAAACCGGCGCGGCATCCCCGTGAGAAACTTTTCGATGGCCAATTCTTTCTTGATGCCGATCACCGAATGCAATGGACCGGTCATGCCAATATCGGTGATGTAGGCCGTTCCCTTTGGCAAAATTTGCTCATCCGCCGTCTGCACGTGAGTATGGGTTCCCGCCACGACGGTGACCAACCCGTCCAGATAATGTCCCATCGCCATCTTTTCAGAAGATGCCTCGGCATGCATATCGACGACAATGGCCGACACCTGCGTCTTGAGCTGCTCGACCTCGCGTTTTGCAACCTGGAACGGACAATCGATCGTTGGCATAAATGCTCGACCCATGAGATGGAGAATGCCCAGCGACTCCCCGCCCGGCGTCGTAAAGATGTAGCTGCCCCGTCCGGGCACCC is a genomic window containing:
- a CDS encoding arsenate reductase (azurin) large subunit yields the protein MSSIYHGEDRVPVPPADAQQFTTVCSYCIVGCGYKVYKWPLGKEGGPLPHQNALQADYRTPQPEQAGTWISPAMHSVITERNGQRFNLVVLPDKDCVVNNGNHSIRGGTHGDVLYAPDRPTADRLTHPLVYRGRSRLPTTWEDAIELGARVIKANLDTWGPDAIAMKCFDHGGGGGGFENNWAIGSFFFTGIGTKMASIHNRPAYNSEVFASDDAGIAPLPSAYLDAELADTIVLIGANSYETQSIYFLEHMLPNLGGATLSLKQHLLPGETPARGKMIIVDPRRTSTVAVAEAHAGKDNVLHLQINNGTDIALCNALSRLIHEQGWHDQDFITRRTNNFSSFQQTNLAQSLDEAVRLTGISKAQMMQAAEWIAKPKAAMARRRTLFLYEKGLIWGLKNYENVASVVDLALLTGNLGKPGTGCGRLGGHQEGYSRPPYPGQRPPVNVDEVAVKGGASKVFWVAGCNPVGGTLNAQQFRTALAQRTALVNQALDATSGGSLDDKVAAVMAALDKGGLFLILQDIYPTETAQYAHLVLPAAQWGEMNLTSINGERRLRLYQQFMDAPGIAEPDWKIMARMAQRLESAYRAEGKTEMATRFSGFTWTSDEEVFRAAAAGVKGAQEDYGDTTYAMLQALGTNGVQTPVQGMKNGIPVGTTRLYMDEKRFTFIPSAWPGFPPQIQALMNDSRYPFWVNNGRANHGWQTLYDDARKPYVMGREPFPHVEIHPQDAQRLDIANGDLIELFNPYGAVSAMAVVTDSNAPGHVFMLFEHPKGWLNSLTTDYVDPATTIPYYKGTKAGIRKVGPMPGLNEHVTFVPTNQA
- the hflK gene encoding FtsH protease activity modulator HflK; translation: MVWDPKDPWSKKGDDLDQAFKQAQGQLRNLLPTGGFRNLLLVALTVFLIWQSAFIVAPDEEGVVKRFGIPVRVVEPGPHVKIPVVESVLQPKVAKLHRVEVGFRTDRQGRQQMIPQEALMLTGDMNILAIEFIVQYKIKSSREYLFNVADIDETIGKAAEASMREVIGKSKIDEALTTGKAQIQNDTQELLQHILDEYKTGVQVAAVQLQDVDPPEAVAAAFKDVTNAKEDREKLINQAQGYRNDITPKAKGEAAQLVNQAKGYAQARLNRAQGEANRFLATLKEYNQAKDIISKRIYIETLEDVLPHIDKFVMDGKGGERTLPYLPLDRFNKPAPAGAAQERTP
- the hflC gene encoding protease modulator HflC, which gives rise to MSKQGFAIAFVGIVIGLLVLGASPFYIVDVTQNAIVVQLGKPVRNVTEGGLYLKVPFIEEVTYFDKRLLDYDSNAQDVITQDKKTLLLDNFAKWRITDPLKVYQAFQSQRGALQRLHDIIYSELRVELGRHDLAEIVSSTRAQLMAVVTQRANEKASAYGIEIQDVRIKRADLPEQNEKAVFSRMQAERERQAKQYRAEGAEEAQKIKSEAEKDREIILAEAYRESEELRGGGDAKAFKIYADAYRQDPHFFEFTRTMEAYRKTLKDKTTILVSPDSEYFRFLKQR
- a CDS encoding formate--tetrahydrofolate ligase, whose protein sequence is MTDLEIARSATHKHIFEVAQTLGISSEDLIPHGRYKAKIAPHFASRVTKRPLGRYILVTAINPTPLGEGKTTTSVGLSMGLCRLGHKAAVTLRQPSLGPVFGIKGGGTGGGRAQVWPMEDINLHFTGDAHAVSASHNLLSAFVDNHLFHGNVLKLDPQKISWPRTLGVSDRALRDIILSAQTGSRAGQFVITEASEIMAVLALAKDHADLRQRLGRILVGLTESGAMTTAEAFGCAGSMAVLLKDALLPNLVQTLEGTPAFVHAGPFGNIAHGNCSVVSDQLALRCAEYVITEAGFGSDLGAEKFFNIKCRTSGLRPDVGVVVATLRALKLHGGGGTVKSGTPLPSGLTGTNQAALEKGFANLEQHIANVRAHGVPVVVAVNAFKDDSTAELNWVCERALVAGASSAAVSTHWADGGKGAEELARAVVKVAAQGSQFTHLYEATWPIKKKIETIAATMYGAVGVSYSTQAETDIELAARLGFEQFPICMAKTPLSLSHDPALKGRPSGFTVPIQELRILSGAGFLTAVCSGIQLMPGLPKKPAGERIDIDPRSGEIVGLA
- a CDS encoding peptidoglycan DD-metalloendopeptidase family protein — encoded protein: MSQQTAETSDAYTVVVFRGSSSKPLRFSFPRKFVRKLLILAAILIVADLLVVSHYVIRTGEVWQLSAFRAEAMGAREQTAAFSAAIDDLKKRISAMGEVNQRLRVMLGIDASKPVGDLANGRGGEDGPLPDGKSSVQGNGPAASGPGARQQVSELRDNNQSDLEFSTESIEEVTQQVRESLDALVREATQQEEALQSLTQIAEQRSAQWASTPSIWPVRGWVTSGFGPRVSPFTEKPAWHDGLDIGAQANAPVQAPALGRVVTVAFDSKMGNMVKLDHGYGIETVYGHLAKSLVKEGQRVKRGDVVALVGSTGLSTGPHLHYMIKKNGQALDPTKFILD
- a CDS encoding divalent cation tolerance protein CutA, with product MDAQSSEIVVLVTASTYEEAEKMGRIIVESRLAACANVVGGMRSIFRWDDKISVENECLMIIKTTQQRYSELEATIRQHHSYTVPEIIALPVIAGSVSYLNWIRSETSK
- a CDS encoding rhodanese; protein product: MSFTITPTELKSRLDKGDKLVLVDVREPWEYAIAKLEGSVLVPLATLQQSLGKLDRNAEIIAVCHHGMRSADATGFLLQQGFGNVKNLIGGIDAWSVQVDSSVPRY